One Herbaspirillum rubrisubalbicans genomic window carries:
- the dapD gene encoding 2,3,4,5-tetrahydropyridine-2,6-dicarboxylate N-succinyltransferase, with product MTQSIQQIIDQAWEDRASLSPKSAPTDIRNAVAEVIAGLNDGTLRVANRQGVGQWEVNQWVKKAILLSFRLEDNVPMSAGSGYPQFYDKVPTKFANYTAEDFARGGFRVVPPAVARHGSFIGRNVVLMPSYVNIGAYVDEGTMVDTWATVGSAAQIGKNVHLSGGVGIGGVLEPVQAGPVIIEDNCFIGARSEVVEGVIIEENSVLSMGVYIGQSTKIYDRETGEVHYGRVPAGSVVVPGNLPSKDGKYSLYAAIIVKKVDAQTRSKTSINELLRGE from the coding sequence ATGACACAGTCCATTCAGCAAATCATCGATCAGGCGTGGGAAGACCGCGCCAGCCTGTCCCCCAAGAGCGCTCCGACCGACATCCGCAATGCGGTGGCCGAAGTGATCGCAGGCCTGAACGATGGCACCCTGCGCGTCGCCAACCGTCAAGGCGTCGGCCAGTGGGAAGTCAACCAATGGGTGAAGAAAGCCATCCTGCTGTCGTTCCGCCTGGAAGACAACGTGCCGATGTCGGCTGGTAGCGGCTACCCGCAGTTCTACGACAAGGTGCCCACCAAGTTCGCCAACTACACCGCGGAAGATTTCGCCCGTGGCGGCTTCCGCGTGGTGCCGCCCGCCGTGGCCCGTCACGGTTCCTTCATCGGCCGCAACGTGGTGCTGATGCCCTCCTATGTGAACATCGGCGCCTACGTCGATGAAGGCACGATGGTCGACACCTGGGCCACCGTCGGCTCGGCTGCCCAGATCGGCAAGAACGTTCACCTGTCGGGTGGCGTGGGCATCGGCGGCGTGCTGGAGCCGGTGCAGGCCGGCCCCGTCATCATCGAAGACAACTGCTTCATCGGTGCCCGTTCGGAAGTCGTCGAAGGCGTCATCATCGAAGAAAACTCGGTGCTGTCCATGGGCGTCTACATCGGCCAATCGACCAAGATCTATGACCGCGAAACCGGCGAAGTCCACTACGGTCGCGTACCGGCGGGCTCGGTGGTGGTGCCGGGCAACCTGCCCTCCAAGGATGGCAAGTACAGCCTGTATGCCGCCATCATCGTCAAGAAGGTCGATGCCCAGACCCGTTCCAAGACTTCCATCAACGAACTGCTGCGCGGCGAGTAA
- the dapC gene encoding succinyldiaminopimelate transaminase: protein MNPLLDKLQPYPFEKLKKLFAGITPDPAYRPISLGIGEPKHPTPAFIQQALTDNLAGLASYPATLGSEALRGAIADWLQQRYDILRPDPATEILPVIGSREALFSLTQTVVDPTRPGALVMCPNPFYQIYEGSAYLAGAEPYFVNSDPARNFAPDFSQVPQEVWERVQLLFVCSPGNPTGAVLKLDDWKELFALSDRYGFVIASDECYSEIYFKQDPPLGGMEAARKLGRDYRNLVCFSSLSKRSNVPGMRSGFVAGDAAILKKFLLYRTYHGAAMSPVIQAASVLAWQDETHVQDNIAKYVTKFSQVTPLLQEVMDVALPDAAFYLWAKVDKLVDISDTEFARRLYAEYNVTVLPGSYLAREAHGVNPGAGRIRMALVAEVEECLEAAQRIVAFTRKLAGQA, encoded by the coding sequence GTGAATCCCCTACTCGACAAACTGCAGCCCTATCCCTTCGAAAAGCTCAAGAAGCTCTTCGCCGGCATCACGCCCGACCCGGCCTATCGCCCGATCAGCCTGGGCATTGGCGAGCCCAAGCATCCCACCCCGGCCTTCATCCAGCAGGCGCTGACCGACAATCTGGCCGGGCTGGCCTCGTACCCGGCCACGCTGGGCAGCGAGGCGCTGCGCGGGGCCATTGCCGACTGGCTGCAACAGCGTTATGACATCCTACGCCCCGATCCGGCCACCGAGATTCTGCCGGTGATCGGTTCGCGCGAGGCGCTGTTCTCGCTGACCCAGACCGTGGTCGATCCGACCAGACCGGGGGCGCTGGTGATGTGCCCCAACCCGTTCTACCAGATCTACGAAGGCTCGGCCTACCTGGCCGGCGCCGAGCCCTACTTCGTCAATTCGGACCCGGCGCGTAACTTTGCGCCCGATTTCAGCCAGGTGCCGCAAGAAGTGTGGGAACGCGTGCAGCTGCTGTTCGTCTGCTCGCCGGGCAACCCTACCGGAGCCGTGCTGAAGCTGGATGACTGGAAGGAGCTGTTTGCGCTGTCGGATCGCTATGGCTTCGTGATCGCTTCCGACGAATGCTATTCCGAGATCTACTTCAAGCAGGATCCGCCGCTGGGTGGCATGGAAGCCGCCCGCAAGCTGGGCCGCGACTATCGCAATCTGGTGTGCTTCTCCAGCCTGTCCAAGCGCTCCAACGTGCCAGGGATGCGCTCGGGCTTCGTGGCCGGCGATGCGGCCATCCTCAAGAAATTCCTGCTCTACCGCACCTACCACGGTGCGGCCATGAGCCCGGTGATCCAAGCCGCATCGGTCTTGGCCTGGCAGGACGAGACCCACGTCCAGGACAACATCGCCAAGTACGTCACCAAGTTCTCGCAGGTCACGCCGCTGCTGCAGGAAGTGATGGATGTCGCCTTGCCCGATGCGGCGTTCTACCTGTGGGCCAAGGTCGACAAGCTGGTCGATATCAGCGACACCGAATTCGCTCGTCGCCTCTACGCCGAATATAATGTCACGGTGCTGCCCGGCAGCTACCTGGCGCGCGAGGCGCATGGCGTCAATCCAGGCGCCGGCCGCATCCGCATGGCGCTGGTGGCCGAAGTCGAAGAATGCCTGGAGGCGGCGCAACGCATCGTCGCCTTCACCAGGAAACTGGCCGGCCAGGCCTAA
- a CDS encoding methyl-accepting chemotaxis protein: MKSLKAQLLSALVVMWMGLLLLAAWSAYSARENMMEERKDGLRRVVEAANGVVNSYVADVAAGKISKEEAQKNALERIAAMRYDGDNYLFIFDSRPVVLMLPSNKAMIGKNVADRKDSEGKAYYVEMMKVGQEKQQGFVQYMGRLPGTDDNNRTPKMSYVVHNQAWDWFIVTGVFLSDVQAQFRADVSRLLGILLVVGVVVSLMMLAIIRRITGSLGGEPAYAVDIATRIANGDLTVQVQTRAGDTRSLLYEMATMRERLAGVIKGIRQGTEAIDIGAHEIAAGNLDLSSRTEEQAGSLAMTASNMDSLTATVKQNADNARQAGQLANSASEIARRGGDVVGQVVQTMEGITESSRKISDIIGVIDGIAFQTNILALNAAVEAARAGEQGRGFAVVASEVRSLAQRSAQAAKEIKVLIEDSVQRVGSGSDQVARAGETMGEVVSAVQRLTDIVSEISAASEEQRRGIEQVNLAVGEMDQVTQQNAALVEEAAAAAGSLEEQARRLKAAVATFQVEGEEVIAPQTASATVKAASVAAKPTLKPAAKPMVKPVAPLPPPSKAVAPAKPASAGRSSPANTDDDWETF; this comes from the coding sequence ATGAAGAGCCTCAAGGCACAGCTACTGTCTGCGCTGGTGGTGATGTGGATGGGCTTGCTGCTGCTGGCAGCCTGGTCGGCCTACAGCGCCCGCGAAAACATGATGGAGGAACGCAAGGATGGCCTGCGCCGCGTGGTGGAGGCGGCCAATGGCGTGGTCAACAGCTATGTGGCCGATGTTGCTGCGGGCAAGATTTCCAAGGAAGAGGCGCAGAAGAATGCACTGGAACGCATCGCTGCCATGCGCTATGACGGCGACAATTACCTGTTCATCTTCGACTCCCGCCCGGTGGTGCTGATGCTGCCTTCCAACAAGGCGATGATCGGCAAGAATGTGGCCGACCGCAAGGATTCCGAGGGCAAGGCCTACTACGTCGAGATGATGAAGGTGGGCCAGGAAAAGCAGCAGGGCTTCGTGCAGTACATGGGTCGTCTGCCCGGTACTGACGACAACAATCGCACCCCCAAGATGAGCTACGTGGTACACAACCAGGCTTGGGATTGGTTCATCGTCACCGGCGTGTTTCTCAGTGACGTGCAGGCCCAGTTCCGGGCCGACGTTTCCCGGCTCCTGGGCATCCTGTTGGTGGTGGGAGTGGTGGTGTCGCTGATGATGCTGGCCATCATCCGTCGCATCACCGGCAGTCTCGGTGGCGAACCCGCTTATGCGGTGGATATCGCCACCCGCATTGCCAATGGCGACCTGACCGTGCAGGTGCAGACGCGCGCCGGCGATACTCGCAGCCTGCTTTATGAAATGGCCACCATGCGTGAACGCCTGGCTGGCGTCATCAAGGGTATCCGTCAGGGGACCGAGGCCATCGATATCGGCGCCCACGAGATTGCCGCCGGCAACCTTGATCTGTCCTCGCGCACCGAAGAGCAGGCTGGTTCCTTGGCCATGACGGCCTCCAACATGGATTCGCTCACGGCCACCGTCAAGCAGAATGCCGACAACGCCCGTCAGGCTGGCCAACTGGCCAACAGTGCCTCGGAGATCGCCCGGCGCGGCGGCGATGTGGTGGGGCAGGTGGTGCAGACCATGGAAGGTATTACGGAAAGTTCGCGCAAGATCTCGGACATCATTGGCGTGATCGACGGCATCGCCTTCCAGACCAATATCCTGGCGCTCAATGCGGCGGTGGAAGCCGCCCGCGCCGGCGAGCAAGGGCGCGGCTTTGCCGTGGTGGCCTCGGAAGTGCGCTCGCTGGCCCAGCGCAGCGCCCAGGCGGCCAAGGAAATCAAGGTCTTGATCGAGGATTCGGTACAGCGTGTGGGCAGCGGTTCGGATCAGGTGGCGCGCGCTGGTGAAACCATGGGCGAGGTGGTCTCGGCGGTGCAGCGTCTGACCGACATCGTCAGTGAGATATCGGCCGCATCCGAAGAGCAGCGACGCGGCATTGAGCAGGTCAACCTGGCCGTCGGCGAAATGGACCAGGTGACCCAGCAGAATGCAGCGCTGGTGGAAGAAGCGGCCGCGGCCGCGGGTTCGCTGGAAGAGCAGGCGCGCCGCCTGAAGGCGGCGGTGGCGACCTTCCAGGTGGAGGGTGAGGAGGTCATTGCGCCGCAGACAGCATCTGCCACCGTCAAGGCAGCATCCGTAGCGGCCAAGCCGACCCTCAAGCCTGCTGCCAAGCCAATGGTGAAGCCGGTGGCACCGCTGCCACCGCCGAGCAAGGCGGTAGCCCCCGCCAAACCGGCCTCTGCGGGCAGGTCATCACCCGCAAACACTGATGATGATTGGGAAACCTTCTGA
- the smc gene encoding chromosome segregation protein SMC — protein sequence MRLTSIKLSGFKSFVEPTHFQVPGQLVGVVGPNGCGKSNIIDAVRWVLGESKASELRGESMQDVIFNGSTHRKPAGRASVELVFDNSAGKAAGQWGQYAEIAVKRTLTRDGTSSYYINNQSVRRRDIQDIFLGTGLGPRAYAIIGQGMISRIIEARPEELRIFLEEAAGVSKYKERRRETENRLHDTTENLTRLEDILRELNTNLEKLEAQAAVAKKFHELQNDQEEKQKLLWLLRKNEAKAEQERFFKEIERAQIDLEEQTAKLRHVETELEHMRQAHYGAGDRLHQAQGHLYQTNSEIGSLEAQIKFVIESRNRLQAQLNSLGAQRDQWQRQGTQQQEELAEAEIQLEEFGMRVEQAQHAVQDTSDRLPSLEAAWRESQVKTTESRGKIMQVQQQIELQSTHQRNASNILSGLAARRERLMQEKNGMALPDETHLSNLRMQLEEKQASLEEANLYLEEAQEQLPRLEEERRTAQELVSKETSANAQLEARLTALKQLQESVQAQGKVQPWLEKHGLAELPRLWQKLHIESGWETALEAVLRERMSALEMSNLDWAKAFFSDAPPAKLALYAPNAGLAQPDAQPVAGLKPFVTLLQLNDPGLRALMNDWLNHIYIADDTATAFAERSKLPLGGLFVTRQGHVVSNSSVRFYASDSEQDGMLARQQEIENITKQQRAQAMLAEEAKGRAVRAEAALSAASQRLQELRQRVNSLTQSAHSLQIEVMKLSEVQERFNQRSTQIATDLEEIGMQEAEQQQVQAESEARFEELDIELAELQEQHENGQTDYLNKEQQLNDARTRLRELERAAQESEFAEKSHRNKIEELKRGIATALEQAAQLFASMQQGNLELESLDDQAAQAGLQELLDRRSEQERALADARHELDQLSQQLRSHEEARLQAERSLQPQRDRITELQLKEQAARLNQEQFSEALAQTQADEAALSEKLTSDMRPSYLQGEVTRLTNAIAALGAVNLAALDELATASERKHFLDAQHADLNEAITTLQDAIHKIDMETRDLLQDTFDKVNHHFSELFPVLFGGGQAKLIMTGDEILDSGVQVMAQPPGKKNATIHLLSGGEKALTATALVFSMFQLNPAPFCLLDEVDAPLDDANTERFANMVKRMSDHTQFLFISHNKIAMEMAQQLIGVTMQEQGVSRIVAVDMESAANFSSAEQAA from the coding sequence GTGCGTCTAACTTCCATCAAATTATCTGGATTCAAGTCCTTCGTCGAGCCTACGCATTTCCAGGTTCCGGGGCAGCTGGTCGGCGTGGTCGGACCCAACGGCTGCGGCAAATCCAACATCATCGACGCCGTGCGCTGGGTCTTGGGTGAATCCAAGGCCTCCGAGCTGCGTGGCGAGTCGATGCAGGACGTCATCTTCAACGGCTCTACCCACCGCAAGCCGGCCGGGCGCGCCTCGGTCGAGCTGGTGTTCGACAACTCTGCCGGCAAGGCCGCCGGCCAGTGGGGCCAGTACGCTGAAATCGCCGTCAAGCGCACCTTGACCCGCGACGGTACGTCGTCCTACTACATCAACAACCAGTCGGTACGCCGCCGCGACATCCAGGACATCTTCCTCGGTACCGGCCTGGGTCCGCGCGCCTACGCCATCATCGGCCAGGGCATGATCTCGCGCATCATCGAGGCGCGTCCTGAAGAGCTGCGCATTTTCCTGGAAGAAGCCGCAGGCGTATCGAAGTACAAGGAACGCCGCCGCGAAACCGAGAACCGCCTGCACGACACCACCGAAAACCTGACCCGCCTGGAAGACATCCTGCGCGAGCTCAATACCAACCTGGAAAAGCTGGAAGCTCAAGCCGCCGTGGCCAAGAAATTCCACGAGTTGCAGAACGACCAGGAAGAAAAGCAGAAGCTGCTGTGGCTGCTGCGCAAGAACGAGGCCAAGGCGGAGCAGGAGCGCTTCTTCAAGGAAATCGAGCGCGCCCAGATCGACCTGGAAGAGCAGACCGCCAAGCTGCGCCACGTCGAAACCGAGCTGGAGCATATGCGCCAGGCGCACTATGGCGCCGGCGACCGCCTGCACCAGGCGCAAGGCCACCTGTACCAGACCAACTCCGAAATCGGCAGCCTGGAAGCGCAGATCAAGTTCGTCATCGAATCGCGCAACCGCCTGCAAGCCCAGTTGAACTCCCTGGGCGCGCAGCGCGACCAGTGGCAGCGCCAGGGCACCCAGCAGCAGGAAGAACTGGCAGAAGCCGAGATCCAGCTCGAAGAATTCGGAATGCGGGTGGAGCAAGCCCAGCACGCGGTGCAAGACACCAGCGATCGCTTGCCGTCGCTGGAGGCGGCCTGGCGCGAATCGCAGGTCAAGACCACCGAGTCGCGCGGCAAGATCATGCAGGTACAGCAGCAGATCGAGCTGCAATCGACGCACCAGCGCAATGCTTCCAACATCCTCTCCGGCCTGGCCGCACGCCGCGAACGCCTGATGCAGGAAAAGAACGGCATGGCCTTGCCCGACGAGACGCACCTGTCCAACCTGCGGATGCAGCTGGAAGAAAAGCAGGCCTCGCTGGAAGAGGCCAATCTGTACCTGGAGGAGGCGCAGGAGCAGTTGCCGCGCTTGGAAGAAGAGCGCCGCACCGCCCAGGAACTGGTCAGCAAGGAAACCTCGGCCAATGCCCAGCTGGAAGCGCGCCTGACGGCCCTGAAGCAATTGCAGGAAAGCGTACAGGCCCAGGGCAAGGTGCAACCCTGGCTGGAAAAGCACGGTCTGGCCGAGCTGCCGCGCCTGTGGCAGAAGCTGCACATCGAATCCGGCTGGGAAACCGCGCTGGAAGCGGTGCTGCGCGAGCGCATGTCGGCCCTGGAAATGTCCAACCTGGACTGGGCCAAAGCCTTCTTCAGCGACGCCCCGCCGGCCAAGCTGGCGCTGTACGCGCCCAATGCCGGGCTGGCCCAGCCGGACGCCCAGCCAGTGGCGGGCCTGAAGCCCTTCGTGACGCTGCTGCAACTGAACGATCCGGGCCTGCGCGCCCTGATGAACGACTGGCTCAACCACATCTACATCGCCGACGATACCGCCACGGCCTTTGCCGAGCGCTCCAAGCTGCCGCTGGGCGGTCTCTTCGTGACCCGCCAGGGTCATGTGGTGAGTAACTCCAGCGTGCGTTTCTACGCCTCCGATTCGGAGCAGGACGGTATGCTGGCGCGCCAGCAGGAAATCGAGAACATCACCAAGCAGCAACGTGCCCAAGCGATGCTGGCCGAAGAAGCCAAGGGCCGCGCAGTGCGTGCCGAAGCGGCCCTGTCGGCGGCGTCGCAGCGCCTGCAGGAACTGCGCCAGCGCGTCAATTCGCTGACCCAGTCGGCGCATAGCCTGCAGATCGAAGTGATGAAGCTATCCGAGGTGCAGGAACGCTTCAACCAGCGCAGCACCCAGATCGCCACCGACCTGGAAGAAATCGGGATGCAGGAAGCCGAGCAGCAGCAGGTGCAGGCTGAATCCGAGGCGCGCTTTGAGGAGCTGGATATCGAACTGGCCGAGTTGCAAGAGCAGCACGAGAACGGCCAGACCGATTACCTCAACAAGGAACAGCAGCTCAACGACGCCCGCACGCGCTTGCGCGAGCTGGAGCGCGCCGCCCAGGAAAGCGAATTCGCCGAGAAGTCGCACCGCAACAAGATCGAGGAATTGAAGCGTGGCATTGCCACTGCCCTGGAACAGGCGGCGCAACTGTTTGCCAGTATGCAGCAGGGTAATCTGGAGCTGGAAAGCCTGGACGATCAGGCCGCCCAGGCTGGCCTGCAAGAGCTGCTGGACCGCCGCAGCGAGCAGGAGCGTGCGCTGGCCGATGCCCGCCACGAACTGGATCAGCTCTCGCAGCAACTGCGCTCGCATGAAGAAGCACGCTTGCAGGCCGAACGCAGCCTGCAACCGCAGCGTGATCGCATCACCGAACTGCAACTGAAGGAACAGGCCGCGCGCCTGAACCAAGAGCAATTCTCCGAAGCGCTGGCCCAGACCCAGGCCGACGAGGCCGCCTTGTCCGAGAAGCTCACCAGCGACATGCGCCCGTCCTATCTGCAAGGCGAAGTGACCCGCCTGACCAACGCCATTGCGGCGTTGGGCGCGGTCAACCTGGCGGCGCTGGACGAACTGGCCACCGCTTCTGAGCGCAAGCACTTCCTCGATGCCCAGCACGCCGACCTGAACGAAGCCATCACCACGCTGCAGGACGCGATCCACAAGATCGACATGGAAACCCGCGACCTGCTGCAGGACACCTTCGACAAGGTCAACCACCACTTCTCGGAACTATTCCCGGTGCTCTTCGGCGGTGGACAGGCCAAGCTCATCATGACCGGCGACGAAATCCTCGATTCCGGGGTGCAGGTCATGGCGCAGCCGCCGGGCAAGAAGAACGCCACCATCCACCTGCTCTCCGGTGGGGAAAAGGCGCTCACGGCCACGGCCCTGGTGTTCTCCATGTTCCAGTTGAATCCGGCGCCGTTCTGCTTGCTCGATGAGGTGGACGCGCCGCTGGACGATGCCAATACCGAGCGCTTTGCCAACATGGTCAAGCGCATGTCGGATCACACCCAGTTCCTCTTCATCTCGCACAACAAGATCGCCATGGAAATGGCGCAGCAACTGATCGGGGTGACCATGCAGGAACAGGGGGTCTCGCGTATCGTGGCAGTGGACATGGAGTCGGCCGCCAACTTCTCCAGCGCCGAACAGGCCGCCTGA